In a genomic window of Chryseobacterium sp. G0162:
- the rpmI gene encoding 50S ribosomal protein L35, protein MPKLKTKSGAKKRFALTGSGKIKRKNAYKSHILTKKETKQKRNLTTTSYVAKVDEKSVQRQLAIK, encoded by the coding sequence ATGCCAAAATTAAAAACGAAATCAGGTGCTAAGAAACGTTTTGCTCTTACCGGATCTGGTAAGATCAAAAGAAAAAACGCTTACAAAAGCCACATCTTAACTAAGAAAGAAACTAAGCAGAAGAGAAATCTTACTACTACTTCTTACGTAGCTAAAGTGGACGAAAAAAGTGTTCAACGTCAATTAGCAATTAAGTAG
- a CDS encoding resolvase codes for MKPLYQVFITSTVVLMGCNPQNKTPETNKAGTEITQKIITFADFKKIKGVDNIQEVPFQLFTKLDSIQFFVSPNKDAARLKIVYNKLDNYYGFEEFDDFYSIHYSINNNISNSIEAFVLKSEFMASFDMTLQGVDLYEIRSSTWKGSQDFKNKSFSKYGTITEVSEQEFATASKNRINEVLVKNPQIKLKGEDWISTGNSKETVITQHENISTEDGYLSNEYIGQSPSLHLEVFKENSVETTDMYYSFYDVKSTANFALFTGGYPQILPGKKWISSISSNNDVGSNFEITTYMDQSHNQENLLYVNFTKFKIADDTKAFWKDDKTFYAEVYPINSAAANGKKQKTAYIKIQLKANLL; via the coding sequence ATGAAACCTTTATATCAAGTCTTTATCACCTCTACCGTTGTTCTGATGGGATGTAATCCACAGAATAAGACACCAGAAACCAACAAGGCTGGAACTGAAATCACACAGAAAATCATAACATTTGCTGATTTCAAAAAAATAAAAGGAGTAGATAATATACAGGAAGTACCTTTTCAACTATTTACTAAGTTAGATTCTATACAGTTTTTTGTATCTCCCAATAAAGATGCTGCCCGTCTGAAAATAGTATACAATAAGCTAGATAATTACTACGGATTTGAAGAGTTTGATGACTTCTACTCTATTCACTACAGTATTAATAATAATATTTCGAACAGCATAGAAGCTTTTGTTCTAAAGTCAGAATTCATGGCCTCATTTGATATGACTTTACAAGGTGTGGACCTTTATGAGATCAGAAGCAGCACATGGAAAGGATCTCAGGATTTTAAAAATAAGTCATTCAGTAAGTATGGTACCATTACAGAAGTTTCTGAACAGGAATTTGCAACAGCATCTAAAAATAGAATTAATGAAGTTTTGGTGAAAAATCCTCAGATTAAATTAAAAGGTGAAGATTGGATATCTACCGGAAATTCAAAAGAAACTGTGATTACACAGCATGAAAATATATCTACAGAAGACGGGTATTTATCCAATGAATATATTGGACAGTCTCCTTCCCTGCATCTGGAAGTTTTCAAAGAAAACTCGGTGGAGACTACAGATATGTATTATTCTTTTTATGATGTAAAATCAACCGCTAATTTTGCTTTATTTACAGGTGGATATCCACAGATTCTTCCTGGTAAAAAATGGATTTCTTCTATCTCTTCAAATAATGATGTCGGGAGTAATTTTGAAATCACGACCTATATGGACCAAAGCCATAATCAAGAAAACCTTTTGTATGTAAACTTTACCAAATTCAAAATTGCTGATGATACAAAAGCTTTCTGGAAAGATGATAAAACCTTTTATGCAGAAGTTTATCCTATCAATTCAGCAGCGGCTAATGGTAAAAAGCAAAAGACTGCTTATATAAAAATTCAGTTGAAGGCAAATCTGCTTTAA
- the thrS gene encoding threonine--tRNA ligase — MIKITLPDNSVKEFEGAVTPLDVAKSISEGLARNTISAIVNDKQVEITTPITTDSTVQLLTWNDDLGKKAFWHSSAHLLAQAILEFYPNAKLTIGPAIENGFYYDVDFGDESLSEKDFEKIEKKVLENAKKGSTFSLYPVSKEEALKTYADNPYKVELISNLNDGEITFVTHDNFTDLCRGGHIPNTGIVKAVKILNAAGAYWRGNENNPQLTRVYGISFPKQKELTEYLERLEEAKRRDHRKLGKELGIFAFSEKVGAGLPLWLPKGTALRRKLENFLSDAQKKGGYEFVMSPHIGAKELYVTSGHWDKYGADSFQPIKTPNEGEEFLLKPMNCPHHCEIYKTSQWSYRDLPKRYAEFGTVYRYEQSGELHGLTRVRGFTQDDAHLFCTPDQLSEEFEKVIDLTLYVFKSLGFEDFVTQVSLRDPDNKEKYIGSDENWEKAENAIINAAQKKGLKTVVEYGEAAFYGPKLDFMVKDALGRKWQLGTIQVDYNLPERFDLHYIGNDNEKHRPVMIHRAPFGSMERFIAILLENTAGDFPLWLSPDQFIILPISEKYVDYAKKVSQFLENHDISGQIDDRNEKTGKKIRDAELKKIPFMLVVGENEEKEGTISVRRRGEGDLGVMNLEDFAAYFKKEAAV, encoded by the coding sequence ATGATAAAAATTACACTTCCAGACAATAGTGTCAAAGAATTCGAGGGAGCAGTTACTCCCCTAGATGTGGCAAAATCTATAAGCGAGGGATTGGCTAGAAATACCATTTCCGCAATTGTTAATGACAAACAAGTAGAAATCACCACACCTATAACCACGGATTCTACGGTACAGCTTTTGACCTGGAATGATGATCTTGGAAAGAAAGCTTTCTGGCATTCTTCTGCCCACCTTTTGGCGCAGGCTATCCTTGAATTTTATCCTAATGCTAAGCTAACTATTGGTCCGGCAATCGAAAACGGATTCTACTATGATGTGGATTTCGGGGATGAAAGTTTATCTGAAAAAGATTTTGAAAAGATTGAAAAGAAGGTTCTTGAAAATGCAAAGAAAGGATCAACGTTCTCTTTATATCCGGTTTCTAAAGAAGAAGCTTTAAAGACCTATGCAGACAATCCTTACAAAGTAGAATTGATCTCTAATCTGAATGATGGAGAAATTACTTTTGTAACGCATGATAACTTCACAGATTTATGTCGTGGAGGGCATATTCCAAACACAGGAATCGTAAAAGCTGTTAAGATTTTAAATGCTGCAGGAGCGTATTGGAGAGGAAATGAAAACAACCCTCAGTTAACAAGAGTGTATGGTATTTCTTTCCCTAAACAGAAAGAACTTACTGAATATCTTGAAAGATTAGAGGAAGCTAAAAGAAGAGATCACAGAAAGCTTGGTAAAGAGCTAGGTATTTTCGCGTTCTCTGAAAAAGTAGGTGCCGGTCTTCCATTATGGTTACCAAAAGGAACTGCTTTAAGAAGAAAATTAGAAAATTTCCTTAGTGATGCTCAGAAAAAAGGGGGATATGAATTCGTAATGTCTCCACATATTGGAGCTAAAGAATTGTATGTAACTTCCGGACACTGGGATAAATATGGAGCTGACAGCTTCCAGCCGATCAAAACTCCGAATGAAGGAGAAGAATTCTTATTGAAGCCTATGAACTGTCCGCACCACTGTGAAATCTATAAGACATCACAATGGAGCTACAGAGATCTTCCAAAAAGATATGCGGAATTCGGTACTGTATATAGATATGAACAAAGTGGAGAGCTTCACGGATTAACCAGAGTTCGTGGATTTACTCAGGATGATGCTCACTTATTCTGTACTCCGGATCAGCTTTCTGAAGAATTTGAAAAAGTAATTGATTTGACGCTTTATGTTTTCAAATCTCTAGGATTTGAAGATTTTGTAACTCAGGTTTCTTTAAGAGATCCAGATAACAAAGAAAAATATATCGGGTCTGATGAGAACTGGGAAAAAGCAGAGAATGCGATTATCAATGCTGCTCAGAAGAAAGGTTTAAAAACAGTTGTTGAATACGGTGAAGCTGCATTCTATGGCCCTAAGCTTGACTTCATGGTGAAAGATGCATTAGGAAGAAAATGGCAGCTTGGAACTATTCAGGTAGATTATAACTTACCGGAAAGATTTGATCTTCACTATATCGGAAATGATAATGAGAAGCACAGACCGGTAATGATCCACAGAGCGCCTTTTGGATCTATGGAGCGTTTTATCGCAATCTTATTGGAGAATACTGCCGGGGATTTCCCATTATGGTTAAGCCCTGATCAGTTTATCATTCTTCCAATTAGTGAAAAGTATGTAGATTATGCAAAAAAAGTTTCACAATTTTTGGAAAATCACGATATTAGCGGTCAGATTGATGACAGAAACGAGAAAACGGGTAAAAAAATCCGTGATGCTGAATTAAAGAAGATTCCTTTCATGCTTGTAGTAGGAGAAAATGAAGAGAAAGAAGGTACGATTTCTGTAAGAAGACGTGGTGAAGGAGATCTTGGAGTCATGAATCTGGAAGATTTCGCAGCTTACTTCAAAAAAGAAGCAGCAGTTTAA
- a CDS encoding SMI1/KNR4 family protein produces MLEQFKELIKKAEKLEKKPKFYGSNSEENISKVENALQLKFDVFLKTYLLEFGGGGFSDLLYTNGILPENPLSNDVCTLYGATVYARQEFQLPDNFLVINSNFPSDVLVLDTHCGIIYNYEMLLKNRSSTLYPSFENYLLTEWNALIEEY; encoded by the coding sequence ATGCTTGAACAATTTAAAGAACTGATCAAAAAAGCTGAAAAACTGGAGAAAAAACCAAAATTTTACGGGTCTAATTCAGAAGAAAATATCAGCAAAGTAGAAAATGCCTTACAGTTGAAGTTTGATGTCTTTTTGAAAACCTATCTCCTGGAGTTTGGAGGGGGTGGATTTTCCGATTTACTGTACACTAATGGAATTTTACCTGAAAACCCATTGAGTAATGATGTTTGTACACTTTATGGTGCTACTGTTTATGCCCGTCAGGAGTTTCAATTACCAGATAATTTTTTGGTTATCAATTCTAATTTTCCTTCTGATGTTTTGGTTTTAGATACTCACTGCGGAATTATATACAATTATGAGATGCTCTTAAAAAACAGGAGCTCAACATTGTATCCCAGTTTTGAGAATTACCTTTTAACGGAGTGGAATGCTCTTATTGAAGAGTATTAA
- a CDS encoding glycosyltransferase family 39 protein has translation MRLGYLSFFFIATIIFSLGCFYYFPFFSDDSLISLRYAQRFIEGKGLTWNDGQPVEGYSNLLWILGVSALGKLGMDLILAARVLGIVCSLGTIGSILYYFRNKNIPKEYVFLGLALLVTTPCFAVWAIGGLEQPLYVLLLTLILIEVSKIINDKNFATIYLLSFWLGLLALTRPDGFLFTILTAGFLLVSCRKNKKQFITIGIAVAVIPSLFLLGQLAFRYSFYGELVPNTALVKVKVTIHHILRGGFYNFKAFFSMLLLSALGLISLYYLLRKKLLFGYYLLLLTASWVGYVTLVGGDIFPAFRHYYVVLILFVFSIIFGLPYFEKLHLTSKKVSLSFVFLLVINAFIQFWIPDNQRAMDERWEFRGMKLGETLKKTFPNTTLVAVTAAGCIPYSSELPIVDMLGLNDYYIPRHPPKNFGNGSLAHELGDANYVMNRNPDLIIFHIGGELNFNIGDQLKANKVFNNNYIKVKTKEKDQEYQLFFNKYGKNTGIKSNGNQLIIPGYLFQTSSDNLSVFSGNKLVKAMDKGKSYTLSIDDVPSGNWKIAGSEEKNVDFNAKISMKNGQLTIEITPQNHMFLESIVLKREY, from the coding sequence ATGAGATTGGGATATTTATCCTTTTTTTTCATAGCAACCATTATTTTTTCTCTTGGATGCTTTTATTACTTCCCTTTTTTTTCAGATGACAGTTTGATTTCATTACGGTATGCTCAACGCTTTATTGAAGGCAAAGGATTAACCTGGAATGATGGTCAACCCGTTGAAGGATACTCTAATCTGCTTTGGATTTTAGGTGTGTCTGCATTGGGAAAACTGGGAATGGATCTTATTCTCGCAGCTAGAGTTTTAGGCATTGTATGCTCATTGGGAACCATAGGAAGTATTCTTTATTATTTTAGAAATAAGAATATCCCAAAAGAATATGTTTTTCTCGGATTGGCACTGTTAGTAACTACTCCATGCTTTGCTGTCTGGGCCATTGGTGGTTTGGAACAGCCTTTATATGTGCTACTCCTGACCTTAATCTTAATTGAGGTTTCAAAGATCATTAATGATAAGAATTTTGCAACAATTTATCTTTTATCGTTTTGGTTAGGCCTGTTAGCACTTACCAGACCAGACGGATTTTTATTTACTATACTTACCGCAGGATTTCTATTGGTAAGCTGTAGAAAAAACAAAAAACAGTTCATTACCATAGGAATAGCTGTGGCTGTTATTCCATCTTTATTTTTATTGGGGCAACTTGCGTTTCGTTATAGTTTTTACGGAGAATTGGTTCCTAATACCGCTTTGGTTAAGGTAAAAGTAACTATCCATCATATTTTACGCGGAGGTTTTTATAATTTTAAAGCTTTCTTCAGTATGCTACTGTTATCTGCATTAGGCTTAATATCTCTTTATTATCTTTTAAGAAAAAAGCTTCTTTTCGGATATTATTTATTATTGTTAACGGCTTCCTGGGTGGGCTATGTGACTTTAGTTGGCGGAGATATATTTCCTGCATTCAGACATTATTATGTTGTACTGATTCTCTTTGTTTTCTCTATTATTTTTGGATTACCTTATTTCGAAAAGCTCCATTTGACCTCAAAAAAAGTAAGCTTAAGTTTTGTTTTCCTTTTAGTAATAAATGCCTTTATTCAATTCTGGATTCCCGATAACCAACGTGCAATGGATGAAAGATGGGAATTCAGGGGAATGAAACTGGGGGAAACTTTAAAGAAAACATTTCCCAACACAACATTGGTTGCCGTAACTGCAGCAGGTTGCATTCCTTACTCGTCTGAATTACCTATCGTTGATATGTTGGGGTTAAATGATTATTATATCCCAAGGCATCCGCCTAAAAATTTCGGAAACGGATCTTTAGCCCATGAATTGGGTGATGCCAATTATGTGATGAACAGAAATCCTGACCTTATTATTTTCCATATTGGAGGTGAACTCAACTTTAATATTGGCGATCAGCTGAAGGCTAATAAGGTTTTTAATAATAATTATATTAAGGTAAAAACAAAAGAAAAGGATCAGGAATATCAACTATTCTTTAATAAGTACGGGAAGAATACAGGTATTAAGAGCAATGGTAACCAATTAATTATTCCCGGATATCTGTTCCAGACTTCATCAGATAACCTCAGTGTATTTTCCGGAAATAAACTGGTAAAAGCAATGGATAAGGGGAAGTCCTATACTCTATCTATTGATGATGTTCCCTCCGGAAATTGGAAAATAGCAGGATCAGAAGAGAAAAATGTAGATTTTAATGCCAAGATTTCCATGAAAAATGGACAATTAACAATTGAAATTACTCCGCAAAACCATATGTTTTTAGAAAGTATTGTTCTGAAAAGGGAATATTGA
- the infC gene encoding translation initiation factor IF-3 translates to MINDKIRVRELRLVGDNVEPGIYPIDKARQIAAEQELDLVVISDKAEPFIARVLEYKKFLYEQKKKQKELKAKQVKVVVKEIRFGPQTDDHDYEFKKKHAEKFLEEGSKLKTYVFFKGRSIIFKDQGEILLLKLAQELEHVGKVDQLPKLEGKRMIMMMSPKKPAK, encoded by the coding sequence TTGATCAACGATAAAATTCGTGTGAGAGAGCTTCGTTTGGTGGGCGATAACGTAGAGCCGGGAATTTATCCAATTGACAAAGCAAGACAGATTGCTGCGGAACAGGAATTGGATTTAGTAGTAATTTCTGACAAGGCAGAACCTTTTATTGCAAGAGTATTGGAATATAAAAAATTCTTATATGAGCAAAAGAAAAAACAGAAGGAACTTAAAGCTAAGCAAGTAAAAGTGGTTGTAAAAGAGATCCGTTTCGGACCTCAGACTGATGACCATGATTACGAATTCAAGAAGAAGCATGCTGAGAAATTCCTTGAAGAAGGTTCTAAATTGAAGACCTACGTATTTTTTAAAGGACGTTCGATCATCTTTAAGGATCAGGGAGAAATCTTGCTTTTAAAACTGGCTCAGGAACTAGAGCACGTGGGTAAAGTAGATCAACTTCCTAAGCTTGAAGGAAAGAGAATGATTATGATGATGAGTCCTAAAAAACCAGCAAAATAA
- a CDS encoding SMI1/KNR4 family protein translates to MNTLQDLEKEYNFTYPELYKKLYTDKMLDWGVEGPGWYTNVFPALKENPPLLLFGNDIEIWDPIVYQNGIREIINHEVYEINPKYRMVPFAKNGAGDLYVFQLDMETNGEVPITFLGHDSDAEILAKNLQDFIFRQLLESLTEMDEYSMFEGNSEEEIKILLQNQLNTHRKYLAPKQVEILEDIYTRDIFEYTYKVSNGGEFKAEGMLTFDELEKMINKEIAFEKLNTKFNYWE, encoded by the coding sequence ATGAATACTTTACAAGATTTAGAAAAAGAATATAATTTCACCTATCCTGAACTCTATAAAAAGTTATATACTGATAAAATGCTCGATTGGGGTGTAGAAGGACCTGGTTGGTACACTAATGTTTTTCCTGCTTTAAAAGAAAATCCACCTTTGCTTTTGTTTGGAAACGATATCGAAATCTGGGATCCAATCGTTTATCAGAACGGAATAAGGGAGATTATTAACCATGAAGTATATGAAATCAATCCTAAATACAGGATGGTTCCTTTTGCAAAAAATGGGGCGGGGGATTTGTATGTTTTTCAATTGGATATGGAAACCAATGGTGAAGTTCCCATTACTTTTTTGGGTCATGATTCTGATGCTGAAATTCTAGCTAAAAATCTTCAGGATTTTATCTTTAGACAACTTTTAGAATCTTTGACAGAAATGGATGAATATTCTATGTTTGAAGGGAATTCTGAAGAGGAAATCAAAATCCTTCTACAAAACCAATTAAACACCCACCGGAAATATTTAGCCCCAAAACAGGTTGAAATTTTGGAAGATATTTATACACGTGATATTTTTGAATATACCTATAAAGTGTCTAATGGTGGTGAATTTAAAGCTGAAGGTATGTTGACTTTTGATGAACTTGAAAAAATGATTAATAAGGAAATTGCTTTTGAAAAATTAAATACAAAATTTAATTATTGGGAATAA
- a CDS encoding ATP-binding protein, which yields MKKIFRNETLLLNDVVSKLSRSILLIFTFFTTIKLNKEKGLRYRLLFILTVLICPFFVQAQEVLSKLEKEYNNASNQTTEQLSLAPKYATALFFHNFKPKSYQILANNISVATKMPDGKYATILYAVQAMNYRLDNKDAESSKSLEMGKVYSLKTNSNEAKGYLEYARGWILTRNNKVIDAVAAYLKAINYYENSPTTSTLYGRYGNTAKELSAIYADLNEYQLEEKYSKQFLLLASKQNDPNLIFDAYMRMGYMYEQKYAQNPSDIQLRNKTEQYYLQAITTFNKNKGSMVNKSNLSYAAINLANLYTEFNPDKAMQYAQLANKISLETGDPIHIASSFGILAELAIQDKNYDVAKSYFLKASMEIGKSPVRDHNIELSILESLSRVSEEQGNYKEALTYYKSYVDKYKSVYDQDKLDITKRLESQFEKERQEQKYIKLQLESDKKAQQIKLINILRAQREQVYNNLKLVEENQRERLKFSELESEKKEQQLRLAKLETEQKNNDINSYKKLLAFKEKINTYYIVFIFIFIVLIFLLLYAYKQRVKSIKQRDELHALAIEKEKQNSKISTLTALLEGQEQERGRLARDLHDGLGGLLSGTKLQLSILDLHQSENIEEGISKSINQIDGAVEELRRVAHNLMPDLLMKYGLVAAIQEFASRMSNSALHIHTEFINYGNSLSEEKQLLIYRVIQELVNNAIKHAKASEIIIQISEEENILHLTVEDDGKGFDLANLDFRKTAGFHNIESRVQFLKGTMNITSQLNIGTSIELQIPTH from the coding sequence ATGAAAAAAATCTTCCGAAATGAAACTCTTTTACTGAATGACGTCGTTTCAAAATTGAGTAGAAGTATTTTACTTATATTTACGTTCTTTACTACAATAAAACTTAATAAAGAGAAGGGTTTGAGGTACAGATTGTTATTTATATTGACGGTGTTGATTTGTCCGTTTTTTGTTCAGGCACAAGAGGTTTTAAGCAAATTAGAGAAGGAGTATAACAATGCTTCCAACCAAACTACAGAGCAATTGAGCCTGGCTCCCAAATATGCTACTGCCTTATTCTTCCATAATTTTAAACCGAAATCTTACCAGATATTAGCCAATAATATTTCTGTGGCCACAAAGATGCCTGATGGAAAATATGCCACTATTTTATATGCCGTCCAGGCCATGAATTACAGACTTGATAACAAAGATGCAGAATCTTCAAAAAGCCTGGAAATGGGTAAGGTGTATAGTTTAAAAACAAATAGTAACGAAGCAAAAGGATATCTGGAGTATGCACGAGGCTGGATTCTTACCCGTAATAACAAGGTCATCGATGCTGTAGCTGCTTACCTGAAAGCTATTAATTATTATGAAAATTCACCTACGACTTCTACACTGTACGGAAGATATGGAAATACAGCCAAAGAACTATCCGCGATTTATGCTGACCTGAACGAATATCAATTGGAAGAAAAATACAGTAAACAGTTTCTGTTGTTAGCCTCCAAACAAAATGACCCTAATCTGATTTTCGATGCCTATATGAGAATGGGCTATATGTATGAACAAAAATATGCTCAAAACCCATCAGATATACAGTTGAGAAACAAAACAGAACAGTATTATCTGCAGGCTATTACCACTTTCAATAAAAATAAGGGGTCTATGGTCAACAAGAGCAATCTTTCTTATGCAGCTATTAATTTAGCCAATTTATATACAGAATTTAACCCAGACAAGGCAATGCAATATGCCCAATTAGCTAATAAGATAAGTCTGGAAACCGGAGATCCTATTCATATCGCTTCTTCATTTGGAATTTTGGCAGAGCTGGCCATTCAGGATAAAAATTATGATGTAGCAAAGTCTTATTTTCTGAAAGCCTCTATGGAAATTGGGAAAAGTCCTGTCAGGGATCATAATATTGAACTTTCTATTCTTGAATCACTATCCCGTGTTAGCGAAGAACAGGGGAATTATAAAGAAGCACTGACGTATTATAAAAGTTATGTTGATAAATATAAAAGTGTGTATGATCAGGACAAACTGGATATCACCAAAAGATTAGAATCCCAGTTTGAAAAAGAACGACAGGAACAGAAATATATAAAACTGCAGCTGGAAAGCGATAAAAAAGCACAACAAATTAAGCTTATCAACATCCTGCGTGCGCAGCGTGAACAAGTTTATAATAACTTAAAACTGGTGGAAGAAAATCAGCGCGAACGATTGAAATTTTCTGAGCTGGAGTCAGAAAAAAAAGAGCAGCAACTCCGTTTGGCAAAGTTAGAAACCGAACAAAAGAACAACGATATTAACAGCTATAAAAAACTGTTGGCATTCAAGGAAAAGATCAATACCTACTATATTGTTTTTATTTTTATTTTCATCGTTTTAATATTCCTGTTGCTGTATGCCTATAAACAACGTGTAAAATCAATTAAACAAAGAGATGAACTGCATGCTCTAGCTATAGAAAAAGAGAAGCAAAACTCCAAAATATCTACACTAACGGCATTGCTTGAAGGGCAGGAACAAGAACGTGGCCGTTTAGCCCGTGATCTTCATGACGGATTAGGAGGATTGCTTTCAGGAACCAAACTCCAGTTGTCTATTTTAGATCTTCATCAATCCGAAAATATAGAGGAAGGAATTTCTAAATCGATTAACCAGATTGATGGAGCTGTAGAAGAGCTGAGACGGGTAGCTCATAATTTAATGCCTGATTTATTAATGAAATACGGTCTGGTAGCCGCCATTCAGGAGTTTGCTTCCCGGATGTCCAATAGTGCATTACATATCCATACGGAGTTTATTAATTACGGTAATTCTTTATCAGAAGAAAAGCAGCTGCTTATTTACAGAGTTATTCAGGAATTGGTCAACAATGCCATAAAACATGCTAAAGCCTCTGAAATTATTATTCAGATCAGTGAAGAAGAAAATATATTACATCTTACCGTAGAGGATGATGGAAAAGGTTTTGACCTCGCTAACCTGGATTTTAGAAAAACAGCGGGCTTTCATAATATAGAATCAAGAGTCCAGTTTTTAAAAGGAACGATGAATATCACGTCCCAATTGAATATTGGTACCAGTATAGAACTTCAAATACCTACTCATTAA
- a CDS encoding response regulator transcription factor, translating to MIKVAITDDHPLLLEGLKNILGNNESIDVVDCFKNVSEMNAGLKKQAVDILLLDINLVDINSIELIKPLKKKYENLQIIMLSVHNELPVINSTLAEGALGYIQKNASVSEILEGIHTVYAGNQFLCSQTQSVLEKKSSDGLNQVPKLTRREKEILAEAAKGLTTNQMAEKLFISPHTVESHRKNLIEKFQTSNLSSAIKLAIEYGLIIE from the coding sequence ATGATAAAAGTAGCCATCACAGACGATCATCCACTTCTATTAGAAGGGCTGAAGAATATTTTAGGAAATAACGAGAGTATAGATGTTGTAGATTGTTTCAAAAACGTTTCAGAGATGAATGCCGGCTTAAAAAAACAGGCGGTTGATATTTTGTTGTTAGACATCAATTTAGTAGACATTAACAGCATCGAACTCATAAAGCCTTTAAAGAAAAAGTATGAGAATCTCCAGATTATCATGCTTAGTGTTCATAATGAGCTGCCTGTTATTAATAGTACTTTAGCTGAAGGTGCTTTAGGCTATATTCAAAAAAACGCTTCGGTTTCAGAAATCCTGGAAGGGATTCATACGGTATATGCCGGTAATCAATTTTTATGCTCGCAAACTCAATCTGTTTTAGAGAAAAAATCATCTGATGGATTGAACCAGGTTCCTAAATTAACCCGCAGGGAAAAGGAAATCCTTGCCGAAGCAGCAAAGGGATTGACCACTAATCAAATGGCAGAAAAACTCTTTATCAGCCCACACACCGTAGAAAGTCACCGGAAAAATCTTATTGAAAAATTTCAGACTTCTAATCTTAGTTCAGCCATTAAACTGGCCATAGAGTACGGTCTGATTATCGAATAA
- the rplT gene encoding 50S ribosomal protein L20 codes for MPRSVNAVASRARRKKIFKQAKGFFGRRKNVWTVAKNAVEKAMQYAYRGRKEKKRNFRALWITRINAGTREHGMSYSQFMGALKKNNIELNRKVLADLAMNHPEAFKAVVDQVK; via the coding sequence ATGCCAAGATCAGTAAATGCGGTAGCTTCAAGAGCTCGCAGAAAGAAAATTTTTAAGCAAGCTAAAGGTTTTTTCGGTAGAAGAAAGAACGTTTGGACTGTAGCTAAAAACGCGGTAGAAAAAGCAATGCAATATGCTTACCGTGGTAGAAAAGAGAAGAAAAGAAACTTCAGAGCACTTTGGATCACTCGTATCAACGCGGGAACTAGAGAGCACGGAATGTCTTACTCTCAATTTATGGGAGCTCTTAAAAAGAACAACATTGAGCTTAACAGAAAAGTTTTAGCAGATTTAGCAATGAATCACCCTGAAGCTTTCAAAGCTGTTGTAGATCAAGTAAAATAA